CGTGGGTGTCGCCATCGATGTTCCGGCTCTCAAGACGCTGGAGCAGGAACTGGGCCGCCGCATCGAGAATCTCGAGAAAGAAATCTGCGACATGGCTGGTTTCGAATTCAACATCGGTTCGCCCAAGCAGCTCGGCGATGTGCTTTTTGACACGCTCGGACTCCCTGAAATCAAGAAGCGCAGTACCGACGCCGTGGTTCTCGAAGAACTCAGCTACAAGGCGCCGCACCCGATTGTTTTTGCCGTCATCGAGTACCGCGAACTCAAGAAGATGCAGAGCACCTACATCTCGGTGCTCCCGACGCTGGTGAATCCGGATACCAAGCGCATTCACACGAGCTTTATCCAGTGGGGTACTGCGACGGGCCGCCTTTCGAGCCGCGATCCAAACTTGCAGAACATCCCCGTTCGTAGCGACCTCGGCAAAAAAATCCGCGCCGCATTCGTGCCACAGAGCAAGGATAACGTGATTCTTGCAGTGGACTACTCGCAGATTGAACTCAGAATGCTTGCCCACTTGAGCGGAGACGAAGCGCTCATCGAAAGCTACAAGGAAGGTATCGATATTCACGCCCGCACCGCCGCCGCGATTTACGGAGTGGGCCTCAACGAAGTCACCAGCGACATGCGCCGCGACGCCAAGGTGGTGAATTTCGGCGTGCTCTACGGCATGACCGCCTTCCGCTTGAGCCGCGACTTGAAAATTCCGATGTCGCAGGCGAAGGACTTTATCACCGGCTACTTCGACATGTACCAGGGCGTGCAGCAGTATATCGAAGACATCAAGGCGGCCGCCCACCGCGACGGTTATGTAGAAACGCTTTCGGGCCGCCGCCGCTACATCGCAGGCATCGACTCTAGCGACCGCATGGAATCGCAGATGGCCGAGCGCATGGCCGTGAATACTCCTGTGCAGGGCTCCGCCGCCGACTTAATCAAGATTGCGATGATACGCATTCAGAAGCGAATCAACGAAGAGAACCTACCACTCCGCATGATGCTGCAGGTCCACGACGAACTCGTGTTCGAATGCCCCCGCGACCAGGTGGAAGCGATGGCCCAGATGGTGAAATCCGAGATGGAAGGCGCCATGGAACTCAAGGTTCCGCTCGTCGCGAGCGTCGGCTTCGGCGAAAACTGGCTCGTGGCACATTAGCGCCTTTTCAAACTTCGCTGGGAGCGCTCACTTTTCTATCTTTACCCCGTATGGAAAAGAAGCACCCCCTTTATTTTACGATTCACGGTCATTTTTACCAGCCGCCGCGCGAAAATCCCTGGACAGGCGTCATCGAAAACCAGCCCAGCGCACGCCCGTTTCACGACTGGAACGACCGCATTGCTAGCCAGTGTTACAGTCCCAATTCTGCAAGCCGTATTCTTTCGCCGAACGGACGCATTGTCGATATTGTCAACAACTATGACTTTATGAGTTTCAACATGGGTCCGACCCTGATGGGATGGATTCGCACGAACACTCCGGATACCTATAGGCGAATTCAAGAAGCGGACAAGCGAAGTGCCGAGCGACTGAAAGGCCACGGCAACGCAATCGCCCAGGTCTACAACCACATCATCATGCCGCTCGCCTCGCAAGAGGACAAGAAGACTCAAATCCGTTGGGGCATCGAAGACTTCAAATTCCACTTCGGACGCATGCCCGAAGCCATGTGGCTCGCCGAAACCGCCATCAACTTCGAAACGGTGGTGGAACTCATCAAGGCGGGGATCAAGTTCACCATCCTTTCGCCGACACAGGCCGACAAGTTCCGCAAATTTGGCGACTCTCAGTGGACCGGTTGCAGCAACACCGACATCGACACGACTCGCCCTTATCGCATCTACCCGCGCAACAAGGACGGCGTTCTCGTTTGCGACGGCTACCTGGACGTATTCTTCTATAACCCGTGGCTTTCTTCTGCGGTAGGCTTTGAACACCTACTGCGCAGCGCAGAAACATTCGGTAACCGCATCAAGGACGCCTGGGACGAAAACCGCACAGACCCGCAGCTGGTAAGCATCGGTACCGATGGCGAAAGCTACGGTCACCACGAACCGTTCGGCGACATGTGCGCCGCCTGGCTCTACAACCACTACGCCCCCGACCACAACATGGTACCGGTAAACTACGGTTGGTTCCTTGAAGAATTCCCGCCCCAGCACGAAGTGATGCTCAAGAACTTCTACAGCGAAGGCTGCGCCTGGAGCTGTGCCCACGGCGTTGGCCGCTGGTACCGCGATTGCGGCTGCTCTACTGGCGGTGGGCCGGGTTGGAACCAGAAATGGCGCGGTCCGCTCCGCGATGCATTCAACCACTTGAAGAAACTCGCCGACGATATTTTCGTCCGTGAATTTGAAAAGATATCCGACGTAGACCCGTGGGAAGCACGCAACAATTTTGTCGAAGTCCTGGTCGCCCCCGAAGACGAATCGCGCGTACAGGCATTCCTCGCCAAGACGGTCAAAAATCCGAACGACGCAGACATGTGCGCGAAAGCCATCCGCCTGCTTGAAATCCAGAAGTTCTGCCTGTTCAGCTTCACGAGCTGTGGCTGGTTCTTCAACGACATCGAAGGTCTGGAACCGGTGCAGAACATGCGCTACGCCCTCCGTGCCATGGAGCTTTTGGAACCATTCCTGCCTTACGGTCACCACATCAAGAATGAAGTTATCAGCATTCTCGCCCGCGCCACAAGTAACGAACACAAGTGGAACGGTGCCGAAGTGTTTACGAACTATGCCGAGGAAAAAGTTCCGGTGGTCGTGAAGGAAATGGCCGAACAGGCCGCCATGTTCCACCTGAACCTGGAAGACGATTCCGAAAAGAACAAGAAGATTGTCGCTACGAAGATTGCTTCGCGCAGGCGCCAGACACTCGTTCGCACGGAATATTTCGACAAGTACATCAACGAACGCCGCATTTCGACGGTACTTGCCATCACCGACATGCTCGGCCGTATCAACCTGGTCGTCGCCGATGGCGAAAACGAGCAGAACGGGCTTAAGTTTGTTGAAAATCCGAATATGAGCACGCAGGAACTGCAGGCGCTCTACCCCACCGCCTATGTGGTTCGCATGCGCAACCTGATGAGCGACTCCATCAAGCGCATCAACCAGATTTCGACTAAGAAGTACCTGAACGAAATTACGGAATCGTTCTCGAACTTCGCCCTTTCTCACGGGCTTTCGATCGACAGTCTGGCCGACCTCGACCATACCCTGCCAGATACGATGCGCAAGATTCTTTCGCTCGAAATCAACTCCAAGATTCACCACCTGGCACTCGAATACATGGAAAACGACGACCAGAAGGTTTTCGACGAAATCAAGGATTTGATAGAGGAAGCGAACGCCCTGCACACGCATTATTCCTTTGGCGGAACAGGCCGTATGTTCCATGCAAAGCTCATCAAGCTGATCGACTCCGTTTTCGAAAGCTTCGATACGAACGCCGTTCATCACATCACGGGACTTATCACGGTTGCCGACTGGCTCAAGCTCGAAATCGACAAGACCAGTCTCGAGAACAAGGTGTTCCCCGCTTACCAGGAATACGTGAAATACCCGACCAGCAAGATTGCGGCACTCAAGCCGATGTTCAGCTGGTTGAATTTCGAGGTTTAACCACCGAGGTCAATATGTTCAGGATGTCAGAAAAACCGCTCATTCCCGCAGACAAGACTCGCGAACGCGTCGCAACGCTCGCCCGTGAAATTGCCGACGCCTATGACTACGACATTCTGCTTTCGGCCCTTACCGGAGCTTACATGTTCACTGCCGACTTGAGCCGTGAACTTGCAAATGCTCAAGGAGCGAAAGCCCCCCATAAGCGAATCGCCTTCATCAAGGCGTCAAGCTATGGTGATTCCACCGAATCCAGCGGCAAGCTCCAGGTGCAGGGCCTTGAAAGGATCCCCCTTCAGGGCAAAAAAGTCCTGATGGTCGACGACATCGCCGATACAGGAACTACACTTCTCGGCCTCACGGACATGCTCAATGAGGCCGGGGCCAAGGAAGTCCGCACCTGCGTGCTATTGAACAAGCAGGAACGGCGCGAAGTTGAAATCAAGGCCGACTTCGTGGGTTTTGAAATTGCAAACGAATTCGTGGTCGGATACGGACTCGATTACGCAAACGAGTACCGCACCCTTCCCGAAATATGGACGCTACAGGAGGCTGACTAAATGGCGAACAACGATTTTGATGACGTCCGGCTCCATGCCACTCAAACATTCGAAGCGGTTGAACGCAGCTACAACAAGATTGGCCGCGGCAAGCGTTTCTTGATCAATCTGGCCGTATGCCTTTTGTTCTTTATGGCGGGCTTCATCGTATGCAACATATTCAACAGCGTTCCGAGCGAAGGCGTCATTGAACGAGTCGCCGCCCAGCCGGATATGCCGAACAAGTGCAAATACCGTTACGACCGAGCCATGGAATACGCCATTATGCACGAATGCGTTTTCGGCAAAGGTACCCCCAGCAACGAAAAGACGCTCATACAGCGAGTCAACTACTGTACCTGCGCCCTTGAAAGCGTGCAGAAGAAAAAGCCCTACCAGAAAATGTTTGAAAACAACCTCGTAGACTTCACCTTCAAAATCCGCGAAGAAAATCTATGCAAAGAAAACAAGGTGATTCCCACCTTGGATGACGAAGAAGAAGAGTCGAAGGACAAGGCTAAAAAATGACCGTCGAAGAAATTGAAAAGAAAATCCGCTGCGAAGCAGAAAAACTGGTTCACGACGAGCCGCTTTCGGTACTGATGCTTACCGAACAAGTTCTAAACTGCAAAGATTTTGCAGCCATGCTCACGGTAACACTATCGTGTCAGCTGGCGGGTGAAATTATGGACCGCAACGAACTCGAAAAAGTCTTCGGAATTCTTTACCTCAAGTACCCGGAACTGGTGACCTGCGCAAGCAAGGACTTGTACGCAACAGTCCTTCGCGATGCCGCCTGCACCAGCTTCCTAGAGCCTCTTCTCTTCTTCAAGGGGTTCCAGGGTCTGCAAGCCTACCGCGCCGCCCACGCCCTGTGGCAGGAAGGCCGTTCATTCCCCGCCAAGATGCTCCAGAGCATCATTAGCCGCAAGTTCGGCATGGACATTCACCCGGCCGCTAAAATCGGCTACGGCCTCTTGATTGACCACGCCACGAACCTGGTCATCGGTGAGACCGCGGTGGTCGGAAACAACGTGAGTTTCTTGCACGGCGTGACCCTCGGCGGTACCGGGAACGAAGTCGGCGACCGTCATCCGAAAATCGGAAACGGCGTGATGCTTGGTGCCCATGCACAGCTGCTCGGCAACATCCACATCGGCGATGGAGCAAAGATTGGCGCTGGCGCTGTAGTGGTAAGCGACGTTCCGGCGCATACGACTTACGCAGGCGTCCCCGCCGTACAAGTCGGTAAGCCGCACGACGAAATGCCAAGTTTCAACATGCAGCAGGACTTCACTCGCGACTGCGAGTAATGAGACAAAGGTTCTCCAACCTTATAAAGGTTCCTGAGCAAGCGAAACACCTCAAAACGGTCATCCTGGAACGACTGAAAGGAGTGACGGGATCCATTATGAAGAAAGCAGAAAAAATTAAGTTCATCAGTGAGACACTCGACGAGTTGTTTCCTGACCCGCCGATTCCTCTGGATTACTTAGACCCCTATACGCTCTTGGTCGCCGTGGTCCTGAGCGCCCAATGCACCGACCTCCGCGTCAATCAGGTGACCAAGGAACTTTACAAGAAGGCGAAAACGCCCAAGGCCATGGTGAAACTCGGCATCGAAAAGATAACCGAAATCATCAAGCCCTGCGGTCTTTCTACCACCAAGGGCAAGAACATTTTCAACTTGTCCAAGATTCTTGTCGAAAAGTACGACAGCGTTGTTCCGCAAACTTTCGAAGAACTCGAAGCGCTCCCTGGTGTCGGCCACAAGACGGCCAGCGTCATGATGATTCACGCGTTCAAGATTCCGGCCTTCCCCGTAGACACGCATATTCACCGCCTCGCCAAGCGCTGGGGACTTTCCGACGGTTCATCC
The window above is part of the Fibrobacter sp. UWH4 genome. Proteins encoded here:
- a CDS encoding DUF3536 domain-containing protein encodes the protein MEKKHPLYFTIHGHFYQPPRENPWTGVIENQPSARPFHDWNDRIASQCYSPNSASRILSPNGRIVDIVNNYDFMSFNMGPTLMGWIRTNTPDTYRRIQEADKRSAERLKGHGNAIAQVYNHIIMPLASQEDKKTQIRWGIEDFKFHFGRMPEAMWLAETAINFETVVELIKAGIKFTILSPTQADKFRKFGDSQWTGCSNTDIDTTRPYRIYPRNKDGVLVCDGYLDVFFYNPWLSSAVGFEHLLRSAETFGNRIKDAWDENRTDPQLVSIGTDGESYGHHEPFGDMCAAWLYNHYAPDHNMVPVNYGWFLEEFPPQHEVMLKNFYSEGCAWSCAHGVGRWYRDCGCSTGGGPGWNQKWRGPLRDAFNHLKKLADDIFVREFEKISDVDPWEARNNFVEVLVAPEDESRVQAFLAKTVKNPNDADMCAKAIRLLEIQKFCLFSFTSCGWFFNDIEGLEPVQNMRYALRAMELLEPFLPYGHHIKNEVISILARATSNEHKWNGAEVFTNYAEEKVPVVVKEMAEQAAMFHLNLEDDSEKNKKIVATKIASRRRQTLVRTEYFDKYINERRISTVLAITDMLGRINLVVADGENEQNGLKFVENPNMSTQELQALYPTAYVVRMRNLMSDSIKRINQISTKKYLNEITESFSNFALSHGLSIDSLADLDHTLPDTMRKILSLEINSKIHHLALEYMENDDQKVFDEIKDLIEEANALHTHYSFGGTGRMFHAKLIKLIDSVFESFDTNAVHHITGLITVADWLKLEIDKTSLENKVFPAYQEYVKYPTSKIAALKPMFSWLNFEV
- the hpt gene encoding hypoxanthine phosphoribosyltransferase, whose product is MFRMSEKPLIPADKTRERVATLAREIADAYDYDILLSALTGAYMFTADLSRELANAQGAKAPHKRIAFIKASSYGDSTESSGKLQVQGLERIPLQGKKVLMVDDIADTGTTLLGLTDMLNEAGAKEVRTCVLLNKQERREVEIKADFVGFEIANEFVVGYGLDYANEYRTLPEIWTLQEAD
- the cysE gene encoding serine O-acetyltransferase; this translates as MTVEEIEKKIRCEAEKLVHDEPLSVLMLTEQVLNCKDFAAMLTVTLSCQLAGEIMDRNELEKVFGILYLKYPELVTCASKDLYATVLRDAACTSFLEPLLFFKGFQGLQAYRAAHALWQEGRSFPAKMLQSIISRKFGMDIHPAAKIGYGLLIDHATNLVIGETAVVGNNVSFLHGVTLGGTGNEVGDRHPKIGNGVMLGAHAQLLGNIHIGDGAKIGAGAVVVSDVPAHTTYAGVPAVQVGKPHDEMPSFNMQQDFTRDCE
- the nth gene encoding endonuclease III, whose amino-acid sequence is MKKAEKIKFISETLDELFPDPPIPLDYLDPYTLLVAVVLSAQCTDLRVNQVTKELYKKAKTPKAMVKLGIEKITEIIKPCGLSTTKGKNIFNLSKILVEKYDSVVPQTFEELEALPGVGHKTASVMMIHAFKIPAFPVDTHIHRLAKRWGLSDGSSVEQTEKDLKKIFPESEWEKRHLQIILFGRTYCKALGHMPENCPICSVVGCKVTKS